Proteins from a genomic interval of Sporolactobacillus sp. Y61:
- a CDS encoding YlbF family regulator, whose translation MTRPQYSNEEIMAKAKELASRMGSTNQIRFYKHAEAKISANQKVLQLIDQIKRYQKESVNLQHFQKHEAYKRNEEKLHQLQEELDAIPVVQEFKQSQGEANDFLQQITRLISRRVTGDQEK comes from the coding sequence ATGACCAGACCTCAGTATTCGAATGAAGAAATTATGGCAAAGGCAAAGGAACTGGCTTCACGAATGGGATCAACAAATCAGATTCGGTTTTATAAGCATGCCGAAGCCAAAATCAGCGCAAATCAAAAAGTCCTTCAGCTAATAGACCAGATCAAACGTTATCAAAAGGAATCCGTCAATCTGCAGCACTTTCAGAAGCACGAGGCGTATAAACGTAATGAGGAGAAACTTCACCAGCTTCAGGAGGAACTGGATGCTATCCCTGTCGTTCAGGAATTTAAACAATCCCAGGGAGAAGCAAATGATTTTCTTCAGCAGATTACACGCCTGATCTCCCGCCGTGTAACGGGAGATCAGGAAAAATAA
- a CDS encoding transposase family protein: MITRKEKREQEKNVNYFLEFQKICHHFFKGFTNRLRKVKDPRHQSYVTYDSDLMLWMMILKNVCQFTSMRSLSNGLNREECIDNLQKMLATQELHELPHYDTINDFLSRLDPKELENIRIGLIRELLKKRCFEAERIEGKYWGIIIDGTGLFHFNKKHCAHCLKREHTHKKTGETWTDYQHHVLEAKLVVGDMVLSIDSEFIENEHEDVTKQDCERRAFERLSTRLKATFKRLPICILADSLYACESVFQRCEANRWKYMFRFKAGSIPSVAQEFEALKALKYRGQSATTYWVNDIAYQERKLNALEATVQEKEKTHTFLFLTNLPITEKKAEVLVAVGRRRWKIENQGFNRQKHVQYAIQHVNSQNHQAMKNHYLLTQIADILMQLYEKGSKLLRTQKKTAKEISSALLEAIRTRRLTEEDMASLVKPMQVRFTG; this comes from the coding sequence ATGATTACACGGAAAGAGAAACGAGAGCAGGAGAAGAACGTCAATTATTTTCTCGAGTTTCAGAAAATATGCCATCATTTCTTTAAAGGATTCACCAACAGGCTCAGAAAGGTCAAAGATCCGAGACATCAGAGTTATGTCACCTATGATTCAGACTTGATGCTCTGGATGATGATCCTGAAAAATGTCTGTCAGTTCACCAGCATGCGCAGCCTGAGCAACGGACTTAATCGTGAAGAATGTATCGATAACCTGCAAAAGATGCTCGCTACTCAGGAGCTTCATGAACTGCCCCACTATGACACGATCAACGATTTCCTGTCGCGGCTTGATCCGAAGGAACTGGAAAACATTCGCATCGGTTTAATCCGGGAGCTCCTCAAAAAGCGGTGTTTTGAGGCCGAACGGATCGAGGGGAAGTATTGGGGGATTATCATTGATGGGACCGGGCTTTTCCACTTTAACAAGAAGCATTGTGCACATTGCCTGAAACGCGAACATACCCACAAAAAGACCGGAGAAACCTGGACGGATTACCAGCATCACGTTCTGGAAGCCAAACTGGTCGTTGGGGACATGGTGCTGAGTATCGACTCGGAATTTATAGAGAACGAGCACGAGGACGTGACCAAACAGGACTGTGAACGTCGCGCCTTCGAGCGCCTGAGCACCCGATTGAAAGCGACCTTCAAGCGTCTGCCCATCTGTATCCTGGCGGATAGCCTATATGCGTGTGAATCAGTCTTTCAGCGATGTGAGGCTAACCGCTGGAAATACATGTTTCGCTTCAAAGCAGGCAGTATTCCGAGTGTGGCGCAGGAATTCGAGGCGCTGAAAGCGCTGAAGTATCGGGGACAATCTGCAACGACCTACTGGGTGAATGATATCGCCTACCAGGAAAGAAAACTAAATGCTCTGGAGGCTACGGTTCAGGAAAAAGAAAAAACACACACCTTTCTGTTTCTGACCAATCTGCCTATCACGGAGAAGAAGGCAGAGGTGTTGGTAGCGGTTGGGCGAAGGCGCTGGAAGATTGAAAATCAGGGGTTTAATCGACAAAAGCACGTACAGTACGCCATTCAACACGTGAACAGCCAGAATCATCAGGCGATGAAGAATCACTATCTTCTTACACAGATTGCGGATATTTTGATGCAGTTATATGAAAAAGGGTCAAAGCTGCTCCGTACGCAAAAAAAGACGGCAAAAGAAATATCCTCAGCCCTGTTAGAAGCGATTCGGACACGCAGATTAACAGAGGAGGATATGGCTAGCCTGGTGAAACCGATGCAAGTCCGGTTCACCGGTTAA
- a CDS encoding DUF58 domain-containing protein, giving the protein MNWSVEDRNRRMQSLFYLLGVAVFFIGFLRFMPFLLFIGLFFIVLGYTSEKYMLYLTRHLMLINKKTDTRLSIGENGELTLMFTNTSRLPFFSIQGELEIDAIAEFRESTHEHPQSCTFTFSIPAGKTISITCPITAISRGTARIRSFQLTCEDPLHICRVLLRPNELIRNRLIIYPKPLPVANVSQLRPRHPGFDPAAHALFHDDTAPSGTRDYLTSDPFRYIHWKASARSGRLQTKVFEKVAHLSWCFVFLTDPGNTANRTTDDFEKRISATAYMTKFSCQNQISYSIYCNNKPMGKKIITELEEGHGTAQLRKAWEFLAFMQKWQIKAPVDQSMRAIDQVLSRPQTLFIMDWDRLSENSPYLLKWLNFGHVVFFLHIEGDALFFSTVPASGGEMSV; this is encoded by the coding sequence ATGAACTGGTCGGTTGAAGATCGGAACAGGCGGATGCAGTCTCTGTTCTATCTGCTTGGCGTCGCTGTTTTCTTCATCGGATTTTTACGTTTCATGCCGTTTTTGCTCTTTATTGGGCTGTTCTTTATCGTGCTTGGCTACACATCTGAAAAATATATGCTCTATCTTACCCGCCATCTTATGCTGATTAACAAGAAAACAGACACCCGTCTGTCCATTGGCGAAAATGGGGAGCTGACGCTGATGTTCACAAACACCTCGCGCCTTCCTTTTTTCTCAATTCAGGGAGAACTGGAAATTGATGCGATCGCTGAATTTCGCGAAAGTACACATGAACATCCACAGAGTTGCACTTTCACCTTTTCCATTCCCGCCGGTAAAACGATTAGCATAACCTGTCCGATCACTGCCATCTCCCGGGGCACGGCAAGAATTCGTTCCTTTCAATTGACCTGTGAGGACCCGCTCCATATCTGTCGCGTCCTGCTCAGGCCGAATGAACTGATCAGAAACAGACTCATCATTTATCCGAAGCCGCTGCCGGTGGCTAATGTCAGCCAGTTACGCCCCCGGCATCCCGGTTTTGATCCTGCCGCGCATGCACTTTTTCATGATGATACCGCGCCGTCCGGTACGAGGGATTATTTAACATCGGATCCATTTCGATACATCCACTGGAAAGCAAGTGCAAGATCAGGCAGGCTGCAAACGAAAGTGTTCGAAAAAGTGGCTCACCTGTCCTGGTGTTTTGTGTTCCTGACAGATCCGGGGAACACCGCAAACCGAACGACAGATGATTTTGAAAAACGGATTTCAGCCACCGCTTATATGACGAAATTTTCCTGTCAAAATCAAATCTCCTATTCTATTTACTGTAACAACAAACCGATGGGCAAAAAGATCATCACTGAACTTGAGGAAGGTCACGGTACAGCACAGCTGAGAAAAGCGTGGGAATTTCTGGCCTTTATGCAGAAATGGCAGATTAAAGCACCTGTTGATCAATCCATGCGGGCAATAGATCAGGTCCTAAGCAGACCACAGACCCTTTTTATCATGGACTGGGACCGTTTATCAGAAAACAGCCCGTATTTACTTAAATGGCTGAACTTTGGACACGTTGTCTTTTTCCTTCATATAGAAGGAGATGCCTTATTTTTCAGTACAGTGCCCGCTTCAGGAGGTGAGATGAGTGTTTAA
- the cotE gene encoding outer spore coat protein CotE: protein MADHAYREIITKAVCGKGKKFSQSAHTLTPTHKPSNILGCWVINHKYRTNYQKDAVVIEGTYDINTWYAYNNNTRTEVACETVSYRDKIRLTLRDKNLIADNVTCSVRPLQEPNCLEAKISSSGNKVMAQVEREFLVEVIGETKVTVQVEGDGLEEIDYDDDELEKELNGLDSELLTDEDE from the coding sequence TTGGCAGATCATGCTTACAGGGAAATCATCACGAAAGCTGTTTGCGGTAAGGGAAAGAAATTCAGCCAGTCCGCTCACACCTTAACACCGACGCATAAACCTTCGAACATCCTTGGATGCTGGGTCATCAATCATAAATATAGAACGAACTATCAAAAGGATGCAGTGGTCATCGAAGGGACATATGACATTAATACATGGTATGCCTATAACAATAATACGCGTACCGAAGTGGCCTGTGAAACGGTCAGCTATCGCGATAAAATCCGGCTGACCCTGCGCGACAAGAATCTGATTGCTGATAATGTCACGTGCAGCGTACGCCCGCTGCAGGAACCGAACTGCCTGGAAGCGAAAATTTCATCTTCCGGTAATAAAGTGATGGCTCAGGTGGAACGGGAATTTCTGGTTGAAGTGATCGGGGAAACAAAAGTTACTGTCCAGGTAGAAGGAGACGGGCTCGAAGAAATCGATTATGATGATGATGAGCTGGAGAAGGAACTTAATGGACTGGACTCCGAGTTATTAACAGATGAAGACGAGTGA
- a CDS encoding MFS transporter yields MTKNHAFRYLWMGQSLANCGDVFYIVGLMTVIYADTGSAFLMALVPFVNTLSRFTGDLTAPLMIESAGVKRMLVVSQAGKTLLLFFFAVLSSLDIKDALWGIFLFVAIISFLDGWATPSRNAMIPNLVVPEKLVRANSFLSMLDQCVNMGSWAVGGVFAAWLGGTSMIWLTGILFALSTGSLAMISYTDDRVRWRKPMSRESPWQTVRDGWIILWRTPVLRVIAIIDGMESLAFVVWIAAIIYVYVQEVLHVGAAFWGYINFCFFAGLLISGAAGLRWSSFIQDNLKQAALAGLFITGLVTLWFGCNTYPWLALFLSLLVGMANQMKEISFQTLIQTNTKKEKMGKIYAALDAIVSVMFGSGTVLIGFLADQLGVRFVFILSAVLSFLTFFIFLIHVRSEKPERFSI; encoded by the coding sequence ATGACGAAAAATCATGCATTCCGTTATCTATGGATGGGTCAGTCGCTGGCTAACTGTGGTGATGTGTTCTATATTGTTGGTCTGATGACAGTCATTTACGCGGACACCGGTTCAGCGTTCCTGATGGCTCTTGTTCCATTTGTTAACACCCTTTCAAGGTTTACCGGTGATCTCACCGCCCCTTTAATGATCGAATCTGCAGGTGTGAAACGAATGCTTGTTGTTTCTCAGGCTGGTAAAACCCTGCTGCTGTTCTTTTTTGCGGTCCTGTCATCACTGGATATAAAGGATGCCCTCTGGGGCATTTTTCTTTTCGTTGCGATCATCAGTTTTCTTGACGGATGGGCAACCCCGTCACGAAATGCCATGATTCCAAACCTGGTTGTACCTGAAAAACTGGTGAGGGCGAACAGTTTTCTCTCGATGCTTGATCAATGTGTCAACATGGGCAGCTGGGCTGTTGGAGGCGTATTCGCCGCCTGGTTGGGAGGTACATCCATGATCTGGCTGACCGGTATTCTGTTCGCCCTCTCTACGGGAAGTCTGGCTATGATCAGCTATACGGATGATCGTGTCCGGTGGAGAAAGCCCATGTCCAGGGAAAGTCCATGGCAAACGGTGAGGGATGGGTGGATCATACTCTGGCGTACACCGGTCCTGCGCGTGATTGCGATCATTGACGGAATGGAATCTTTGGCTTTTGTCGTCTGGATCGCGGCTATCATTTATGTTTACGTCCAGGAAGTCCTCCATGTCGGAGCTGCCTTTTGGGGGTATATTAATTTTTGCTTTTTCGCCGGACTGTTGATTAGCGGGGCAGCCGGATTGCGCTGGTCCTCATTCATACAGGATAACCTGAAGCAGGCGGCACTGGCCGGGCTTTTCATCACCGGACTTGTGACACTCTGGTTCGGCTGCAACACATACCCATGGCTGGCACTCTTTCTTTCTCTATTGGTCGGAATGGCCAATCAGATGAAGGAGATTTCATTCCAGACTTTGATTCAGACGAACACGAAGAAAGAAAAAATGGGGAAGATCTATGCTGCACTGGATGCGATCGTATCGGTCATGTTCGGATCAGGCACTGTGCTGATCGGATTTCTTGCGGATCAACTCGGTGTTCGATTCGTTTTTATCCTGTCGGCTGTACTCTCATTCCTTACGTTTTTTATCTTTCTGATTCATGTGCGCTCGGAAAAACCTGAACGCTTCAGTATATGA
- a CDS encoding MoxR family ATPase: protein MIRAFENLKNNVSKVLTGKDQLVEYIMIALICHGHILMEDVPGTGKTMLAKTLAKSIKGQFRRIQFTPDILPSDITGIEYFNPKSETFELRIGPVMTNVLLADEINRATPRAQSSLLEVMEEQQVTIEGKTYPIKSPFIVIATQNPIESQGTFSLPEAQMDRFFMQLSSGFPSEAEEKQMMHLYREQEPLETIEPVLTLDEICSLHDEARKIRMDETVEDYLLHIVRATRNHEWITNGVSPRGTLALMKAAQAKALLSERSFVIPEDVKEMSACVLPHRLVLSMEGNLHTTRQKLLNQLLEQVEVPVESGAQHR, encoded by the coding sequence ATGATCCGGGCATTCGAAAATTTGAAAAATAATGTAAGTAAAGTCCTGACAGGGAAAGATCAGCTCGTAGAATATATAATGATTGCACTGATTTGTCACGGACATATTCTCATGGAAGACGTTCCCGGAACAGGGAAGACGATGCTCGCAAAAACACTAGCTAAATCGATTAAAGGGCAGTTCAGACGGATCCAGTTTACGCCGGATATTCTACCATCCGATATCACAGGGATTGAGTATTTTAATCCGAAATCCGAAACGTTTGAGCTGAGGATCGGGCCGGTCATGACGAATGTGCTGCTTGCGGATGAAATCAACCGTGCAACACCCCGCGCGCAGTCCAGCCTGCTTGAAGTCATGGAAGAACAGCAGGTCACGATTGAAGGGAAAACCTATCCGATCAAGTCTCCGTTTATCGTGATTGCCACGCAGAATCCGATTGAATCCCAGGGAACATTCTCCCTTCCCGAAGCTCAGATGGATCGTTTTTTCATGCAGTTATCCTCCGGTTTTCCTTCTGAAGCTGAAGAAAAACAGATGATGCATCTGTATCGCGAGCAGGAGCCACTGGAGACTATTGAACCGGTCCTCACACTGGATGAGATCTGTTCGCTTCACGATGAGGCCAGAAAAATCAGAATGGATGAAACGGTTGAAGATTACCTGCTCCACATCGTCCGTGCAACAAGAAACCATGAGTGGATTACAAACGGGGTCAGTCCCCGTGGCACACTGGCACTCATGAAAGCGGCTCAGGCTAAAGCACTTCTGTCAGAAAGATCTTTTGTTATCCCGGAGGACGTTAAAGAGATGTCAGCCTGTGTTCTGCCCCACAGGCTTGTCCTGTCTATGGAGGGAAATCTGCACACAACCAGACAGAAACTGTTGAATCAATTACTCGAGCAAGTTGAAGTTCCTGTGGAATCGGGGGCACAGCATCGATGA
- the miaB gene encoding tRNA (N6-isopentenyl adenosine(37)-C2)-methylthiotransferase MiaB: protein MVESKFSKVDFSRYFQPPSLKAARRRRREKVHIINDFSIPDEMKGIGRNKKYLIETYGCQMNEHDTEVMAGILQEMGYSETAEIAEADVILINTCAIRENAENKVFGHIGYLKPLKRENPGLIIGVCGCMAQEETVVNRILHKYPQVDLIFGTHNIHRLPQLLQEALFSKEMVVEVWSKEGDIIENLPQARKGHFQAWVNIMYGCDKFCTYCIVPYTRGKERSRRPEEIIEEVRDLARQGYKEVTLLGQNVNAYGKDLKDLDHYGLGNLMDEIRKIGIPRVRFMTSHPKDFDDHLIEVLGKGGNLCEHIHLPVQSGNSDILKIMGRGYTRERYLDLFYKIKKAVPGASFTTDIIVGFPNETEAQFEDTLSLVRTCRFDGAYTFIYSPRAGTPAARMKDNIPMEVKKERLQRLNKLVNQLAEESNAKYQDQVVEVLVEGTSRKNADMLTGHTRTNKVVNFSGPESLIGQLVQVKVTETKMWSLDGEWQREPEVSQS from the coding sequence GTGGTCGAGTCAAAATTCAGCAAAGTGGATTTTTCCAGGTACTTCCAGCCGCCTTCTCTTAAAGCGGCAAGAAGACGTCGCAGAGAAAAGGTTCATATCATAAATGATTTCAGTATTCCTGATGAAATGAAAGGTATCGGTCGAAATAAAAAGTACTTAATCGAAACCTATGGCTGCCAGATGAATGAGCATGATACCGAAGTCATGGCCGGTATTCTTCAAGAAATGGGGTACAGCGAAACAGCAGAAATTGCTGAAGCAGATGTCATTCTGATTAATACCTGTGCGATTCGGGAAAATGCAGAAAACAAAGTGTTCGGACATATTGGTTATCTGAAACCGCTCAAAAGAGAGAACCCCGGTTTAATCATCGGTGTCTGCGGCTGCATGGCTCAGGAAGAAACAGTAGTAAATAGAATTCTGCACAAATATCCTCAGGTTGATCTGATCTTTGGTACGCATAATATTCACAGATTGCCGCAATTGCTTCAGGAAGCCCTGTTCAGTAAAGAGATGGTCGTTGAAGTCTGGTCCAAGGAAGGAGATATCATCGAAAATCTTCCCCAGGCACGTAAAGGCCATTTTCAGGCCTGGGTTAATATCATGTACGGTTGTGATAAGTTCTGCACCTACTGTATTGTTCCCTATACACGCGGAAAAGAACGCAGCCGGCGTCCGGAAGAAATTATTGAGGAAGTTCGTGACCTTGCCCGACAGGGTTATAAAGAAGTGACGCTTCTGGGTCAGAATGTTAATGCTTATGGTAAAGATCTTAAGGATCTTGATCATTATGGACTGGGCAATCTGATGGATGAGATCCGCAAAATCGGTATTCCGCGTGTCCGTTTCATGACCAGTCACCCTAAAGATTTCGATGATCATCTGATCGAAGTACTGGGTAAGGGTGGGAATCTCTGTGAACATATTCATCTTCCTGTTCAGTCCGGTAATTCCGATATCCTGAAGATCATGGGGCGCGGATATACACGTGAACGTTACCTTGATCTGTTCTATAAAATAAAAAAAGCAGTTCCCGGAGCTTCATTTACAACCGATATCATTGTCGGTTTCCCTAATGAAACGGAAGCACAATTTGAAGATACCCTGTCTCTTGTCAGAACGTGCCGGTTTGATGGAGCCTATACGTTTATCTACTCTCCACGGGCCGGGACTCCTGCTGCACGGATGAAGGATAATATCCCGATGGAAGTCAAAAAGGAACGTCTGCAGCGGCTCAACAAATTAGTTAATCAGCTGGCGGAAGAGAGTAATGCAAAATATCAGGATCAGGTGGTTGAGGTTCTGGTAGAAGGAACCAGCCGGAAAAATGCAGATATGCTTACGGGTCATACCCGAACCAATAAAGTCGTGAATTTTTCCGGTCCTGAATCGCTGATTGGTCAGCTTGTGCAGGTCAAAGTGACTGAAACAAAAATGTGGTCACTGGATGGGGAGTGGCAGAGAGAGCCGGAGGTCAGCCAATCATGA
- a CDS encoding CBS domain-containing protein, translated as MLVRQVMITDVVSVHEDDLISVVLKKMIDHRIGIIPVLDSKDRLSGVITDGDIMRTLLPKQMTVYDWYSLIASVKVEITRGHLEDLLNKKVSKLMRKRNILTVTAERDLGDVLRMLSYHHLKRVPVIDREHHVVGLIGRSDVLRYLGEQVLGEV; from the coding sequence ATGCTTGTCAGACAAGTCATGATTACAGATGTTGTATCCGTCCATGAAGATGATCTCATTTCAGTCGTACTTAAGAAAATGATTGATCACCGAATCGGCATCATCCCGGTTCTTGACAGTAAGGACAGACTGTCAGGCGTGATCACAGATGGTGACATAATGAGAACCCTGCTGCCAAAACAAATGACTGTTTATGATTGGTACAGCCTCATCGCGTCAGTGAAGGTGGAGATCACACGTGGCCATTTAGAAGATTTATTAAACAAAAAAGTCAGCAAGCTAATGAGAAAACGAAATATCCTGACGGTCACGGCTGAACGGGACCTGGGGGATGTGCTCCGAATGCTGTCGTATCATCATCTCAAACGCGTGCCTGTCATCGACAGGGAGCATCATGTCGTTGGTCTGATCGGCCGAAGTGACGTGCTCCGATACCTGGGTGAACAGGTTCTCGGAGAAGTATAA
- a CDS encoding TIGR00282 family metallophosphoesterase has product MKILFIGDIYGKTGRQMIDNYLPQLKSRIHPDVTIINAENAAHGKGITQKIYHHLLEKGADILTMGNHTWDNKDIFDFIDRADRLVRPANFPEGTPGTGMRIFRAGNKHVAVINLQGRVFLPALDDPFRMADRLVAEAREKTPVIFVDLHAETTSEKLALGWYLDGRVSAVIGTHTHVQTADERILSQGTAYLSDAGMTGPYNGIIGVTREAVTRRFLTAMPVRFESEEGAGQLGGAVITVNDTTGKASKIERVLINPDHPYFD; this is encoded by the coding sequence TTGAAGATACTGTTCATTGGAGATATTTATGGCAAAACAGGAAGACAAATGATCGACAACTATTTACCTCAATTAAAAAGCCGCATTCATCCGGATGTGACGATTATTAATGCAGAGAACGCAGCTCACGGAAAAGGGATAACGCAAAAGATATATCATCATCTTCTTGAAAAGGGAGCAGATATCCTGACAATGGGAAACCATACATGGGACAATAAGGATATTTTTGATTTTATCGACCGGGCTGATCGTCTGGTAAGGCCGGCCAATTTCCCTGAAGGGACACCTGGAACAGGAATGAGAATCTTCCGCGCCGGAAACAAGCATGTTGCAGTGATTAACCTGCAGGGCAGGGTATTTCTTCCGGCCCTTGATGATCCGTTCCGAATGGCAGACCGCCTCGTTGCTGAAGCGAGAGAGAAAACGCCTGTTATTTTCGTCGATCTGCATGCTGAAACGACAAGTGAAAAATTGGCCTTAGGGTGGTATCTCGATGGGAGAGTTTCCGCAGTTATCGGGACGCATACGCATGTTCAAACTGCTGATGAACGGATACTTTCTCAGGGAACAGCCTATCTGTCGGATGCGGGGATGACCGGGCCTTATAACGGCATTATCGGCGTGACCCGGGAGGCGGTAACCAGGAGGTTTCTGACGGCAATGCCTGTCCGATTTGAAAGTGAAGAGGGTGCAGGACAGCTGGGTGGCGCGGTGATCACGGTAAATGATACAACAGGAAAGGCCAGTAAGATCGAACGGGTACTGATTAACCCGGATCACCCTTATTTTGATTAA
- a CDS encoding stage V sporulation protein S, producing MDVLKVSAKSVPNSVAGALAHAMRVQKSAEIQAIGAGALNQAVKAVAIARGFVAPSGLDLICIPAFTDIKIDGEERTAIKLIIEPR from the coding sequence ATGGATGTGTTAAAAGTTTCAGCAAAATCTGTTCCTAATTCTGTTGCCGGTGCCCTGGCACATGCGATGCGCGTGCAAAAATCTGCAGAAATTCAGGCTATTGGAGCCGGAGCACTGAATCAGGCTGTTAAAGCTGTCGCTATTGCAAGAGGTTTTGTCGCTCCAAGCGGGCTGGATCTGATCTGTATTCCAGCCTTTACAGATATTAAGATTGACGGTGAAGAGAGGACAGCGATTAAGCTGATTATCGAACCGAGATGA